Sequence from the Thermocoleostomius sinensis A174 genome:
CAAACGAGCGCGTGAGGGTTCAGAGTTTTCGCGGCGATTTGGCTTCACCTTTCAAGCGGTTTCAAGCACTTGCTTCCAAGAACTTGTTAGGCGTTTAGACACTACTACCCTGCTTCTAGTATCTGCTCTTGGCACAGACACAGACAACTATGCCTCGCTCGACCGTTGAGCCAAGCGGGACAAAAAGGCGGTCTAGACAACCATTCTGTCAATTTCAGCCGTTTCAGTGTCTCCGCATAAAATACCCAAGATTCTAGGCTTCAACCTTCACACCGCGCCAAAAAGCAACATAGCCTTCAATATTCTTAGCCGCTTGCTTGGCTTCCGGATAATACCAAGCGGCATCTTTGTTGACTTGCCCGTTTACTTCCACAGTGTAATAGCTGGCAACTCCTTTCCACGGACAGGTAGTATGCGTATCACTAGGTTTGAAATACTCAGACTTAATGTCCTCTGGAGGAAAGTAATTATTTCCTTCTACGACTTCACAGCGATCGCTTTCAGCCAATACCGCGCCATTCCACGTTGCTTTCGGCATAAAAATTTCCTCGGAACCTCTAAAACTGTTGAGTGTCAATTGACAGATCAGTTTCCGTCATACCAATTGCCTATTTTAGTGTGCAGAAGCCTATGGTATGAGGAAGCACATCATTATTATTGAGTTTAATTTTTTTCGCTTTCAATCGTGGCTCTGGATGCCAAACTAGAGCAAAAGAGACTGTTCAGCGTGCAACTGAGGAGTAGGTCAATGACCCGATCGGCGGCTAACAAAAGTGAAGCTATTTATGGTCATGTACAGTCGTTACCAGAAGTATGGGCGATCGCCGCGCAACGCTTCGCAACCATTACAGCTGTGCATGACCCCCATTCCAAGCCAGAAGTTCGGTTCACCTATGCCGAGCTATACCAGCAGATGCAGCAGTTTGCCGCCGGGTTACAGGCACTTGGTATGCAGTCCCATGCCGCCGATCCATACCCTCCCCGCGTTGGACTAGTGGCCGACAATAGCCCCCGTTGGATGATTGCCGATCAGGGCATTATGCAATCTGGTGCGGTGGATGTGGTGCGAGGCGCACAAGCCGATGTAGACGAACTGTTGTTTATTCTGCAAGACAGCGGTTCGATCGGGCTAGTCGTTGAAAATCGGGCGCTATTGCAAAAACTACGGCCCGGTCTAAGCAATCTGCCCATCCAATTTGTGGTATTAATGACCGATGAAGCACCACCCGCCGATGAGACCCTGACAATCCTCAACTTTTCGCAACTGCTAGAACTGGGTACAAAATCAACACTACAGCCTGTTCAACAAACCCGCGCTCAATTGGCGACACTGATGTATACCTCTGGCACATCGGGGCGACCCAAAGGCGTGATGCTGAGCCACGGCAACCTGATTTCGCAAGTACTAGGTCCGCCGCATGTCGTACAACCCGAAGCAGGCGGACGGGTGCTGAGCATTCTTCCGATTTGGCACGCCTATGAACGGGCTTTTGAATATTTCATCTTTTCCTGTGGCTGCACACAAATCTACACCAACATTCGCCATGTCAAGAAAGATATTAAAGACTTTAAGCCCAACTACATGGTAGGTGTACCGCGCCTGTGGGAATCGATCTACGAAGGTATTCAGAAACAATTTCGTGAGCAACCGCCCAGTAAGCAGAAACTAGTCAAGTTTTTCTTAGGCACAAGCCAGCGCTACATTGAAGCCCGACGCATTGTGCAATCGCTGGATTTGGACAATCTCAATCCATCTCCTGTAGAAAAAGCCGTCGCCGCTATCCAAATGGTGATCCTATGGCCAATTCATCAATTGGGCGATCGTTTGGTGTACCACAAAGTGCGAGAAGGCATGGGCGGACACATCAAGTTTGTAGTCAGCGGGGGCGGCTCGATCGCCGATCACTTGGAAGATTTCTTTGAAATTGTAGGGATTGAAATTCTGGGCGGCTATGGACTCACAGAAACCTCCCCTATCATCAATGTGCGTCGTCCCTGGCGCAATGTGCGCGGAGCCGATGGCGAACCGATCCCCGGTGTCGAAATTCGCATTGCCGATCCAGAAACCAAACAACCCTTACCCCCCGGACAAAAGGGACTAGTGTTAATTCGAGGGCCACAGGTGATGCAGGGCTATTACCAAAATCCCACGGCTACTGCAAAGGCAATCGATCGCGAAGGCTGGTTTGATTCCGGTGACTTGGGTATGGTCACGACCGCTAATGATTTAGTGATCACCGGACGCGCTAAGGATACGATCGTGCTCACCAACGGCGAGAACATTGAACCACAGCCGATCGAAGATGCCTGTATTCGCAGCCCCTATATTGACCAGATCATGCTGGTAGGGCAAGACCAGCGAATGTTGGGGGCCTTGATTGTGCCTAACCTAGATGCGTTACAACAATGGGCCGCTTCGCAAAACCTTCAGCTAGCACTGCCTACCGAATCTTCATCGAATCATGAACAATCTCCTTCCCCTGGGCAGCAACGCATTACTTTAGAGAGCAAAGTAGTGCAAGATCTAATTCGAAAAGAATTGACGC
This genomic interval carries:
- a CDS encoding AMP-dependent synthetase/ligase, which encodes MTRSAANKSEAIYGHVQSLPEVWAIAAQRFATITAVHDPHSKPEVRFTYAELYQQMQQFAAGLQALGMQSHAADPYPPRVGLVADNSPRWMIADQGIMQSGAVDVVRGAQADVDELLFILQDSGSIGLVVENRALLQKLRPGLSNLPIQFVVLMTDEAPPADETLTILNFSQLLELGTKSTLQPVQQTRAQLATLMYTSGTSGRPKGVMLSHGNLISQVLGPPHVVQPEAGGRVLSILPIWHAYERAFEYFIFSCGCTQIYTNIRHVKKDIKDFKPNYMVGVPRLWESIYEGIQKQFREQPPSKQKLVKFFLGTSQRYIEARRIVQSLDLDNLNPSPVEKAVAAIQMVILWPIHQLGDRLVYHKVREGMGGHIKFVVSGGGSIADHLEDFFEIVGIEILGGYGLTETSPIINVRRPWRNVRGADGEPIPGVEIRIADPETKQPLPPGQKGLVLIRGPQVMQGYYQNPTATAKAIDREGWFDSGDLGMVTTANDLVITGRAKDTIVLTNGENIEPQPIEDACIRSPYIDQIMLVGQDQRMLGALIVPNLDALQQWAASQNLQLALPTESSSNHEQSPSPGQQRITLESKVVQDLIRKELTREVQNRPGYRPDDRIGPFRLLSEPFSMENGLLTQTLKIRRAVVMDRYRDMIDEMFM
- a CDS encoding DUF427 domain-containing protein, producing the protein MPKATWNGAVLAESDRCEVVEGNNYFPPEDIKSEYFKPSDTHTTCPWKGVASYYTVEVNGQVNKDAAWYYPEAKQAAKNIEGYVAFWRGVKVEA